GGTCTGGTGGGTTGCAACTCCCGGAATGCTCATCGTGGTCCTTCCTGCCGCCCTGCTGGGGCTGTACCGGAACCGGCTGCTGCCAATGGCCGGGGTTTTTGCCTTCACTGCTGCGGCTGTTGTCCTGGTGCGCTTCGTGGCTGCCGGTGAGTCGGTTCCGGATGCCCTGGCTACCATCGTCCTGTCCTATCCGGTCGTGTTCCTGGCCGGTTTTATGCTCACCGAACCGTTGACCCTGCCTCCGCTGCGCGTGCAGAGGCTCGTGGAGGCCGCCGTCGTCGGCGTTCTCTTCGCGGTACCACTCTCTCTGGGTCCGGTAATGATGTCTCCGGAGCTGGCGCTGCTGGCAGGCAACGCGCTTGCGTTTGCGATGGGCCAGCGCGGAGCTGTCCGGCTGCGGCTGCGCGAAACCCGGGACCTGACGCCGACGTCCCGTGAGCTGGTGTTTGAACCCTCCCGTCCTGTCCGTTTCCGTGCCGGACAGTATCTGGAGCTGGCCGTGCCGCACTTTGAACCCGATTCGCGGGGTTCGCGGCGGATTTTCAGTATCACCACTGCGCCTTCGGAACCCGGCACAGTGGCTGTGGGGCTGCGGGCGGCTGAACCGGGCAGCAGCTTCAAAACGGCACTGCTTCGGCTGCGGCCTGGTGCGGAGATCGGTGCCACTACCGTTGCCGGAGATTTCCTTCTGCCGCGGGATGCGCGGACACCGGTGCTGATGATTGCGTCGGGCATTGGCATCACTCCGTTCATCAGCCAGTTGCGGCAGGTCCGCGGGGAGGAGCGGGACATTGTGCTGGTGTACGCGGCATCCTCCGCTGATGAACTCGCTTATGCCGCGCAGCTTCAGGAGCTGGACGTCCGGGTGCTCGTCTGTACGCCTTCCGATCCCGGCATTCCCGGCTGGACCTGGTTGGGGCCTGGGCTGCCTGATTCCGATGTTCTGCGCGAAAAGGTTCCCGACGTTGCGGGCCGGGCGATCTACGTTTCCGGCTCGCCCCAGGCTGTGGCTGCAGCCCGGAAAGCAGTGCGTGGGGCCGGCGGACGACGGATCCGTACGGACCCGTTCCTGGGGTACTAGGGGCGGCGGCAGGCGGGCCCGGCGGCTCCGCACTGACCCTCCCTGGAGGTACTGGGGCGCCGCGATTACGAGGCCGCCGCGCTTGCAGGTCACGGCGGCTTCCACTGCATCAGCACGAGTTCACCACGTCAGCAGGACCCCGGCAGTTGAGCACGGCGGCTCCGCAGGGACGATGAATTCATCCTGCCCACGGAGCTGGGTCCTTGTGCCCATGGTCTGGACGGCACTGCATCTCCTCCTTGACGTGCCCGTCTTGCTCTCCTCCTAAGCACGCGCGCCCTGCACGCCCTCCCTACCGTCCCCGCCCTGCACGCAGACATGGTCAAAAGGGCGGTACCGCTTCCGGCGTAGGTGGGCTTGGCGATCCCACTGATGCCCCTTGTTTGACCGGGCCGAGTTCCAGGAACGGCTCAGTCCTGTAGACCCGGCCGGTCGGCGAAGTCCACTCGATCACGCCGGGTGTTGGCTGGCAGGCTTTCCAATAGCCCAGGGTCTTGAACCGGTGATGCCGCCGGCACAGATGTTCCAGATTCCCGTGGTCGGTGGGACCGCCCCGGGACCAGTCGACGGTGTGGTCAATGTCCGAGCTTGCAGTGCTGACCCGGCACCCGGGGAACCTGCAAGTTCCATCCCGGGCACGAAGCCAGCGGCGGAGCCCGGCCGGAACCTTCCTTCGCCTCCCAACACCCAGGATCTCCCCTGTGTGGGGGTCCTGGGCCAGTCCCGTCCAGCCTGCAGCGTTGCGTGCCAGCCTGCGGGCTGCTTCGGCACTGATAGGACCGTAACCGTGCAGTTCGGCAGGCTGCTCGTTAGCGCCGAAGAGTGTTTCGGCGTTGATCAGGACCATGATTTCTGCCCGCGGGACGGCACCCATGTCATCGCAGTTAGGTCCTTCCGTACCGGTCGAACCGCTCGCCCGCTTTGCTCCACCATCACTTGCTCCACCATCACTAGGGGCTCGCGTTGGGCCACGCCCGATAATTCCCCCAGCGCCATCTCCAGCGACCAGCAGCGGGCCAGGACCGGCGGCTCCACCCGCACTACCGCTTACGCGCATCCTCCCGAGCCCGCCCATCAGCAGTTGCGCGAGGATGTCTGCACGCAGCTGATCCGCCGTCCGGGAATCCCCGCCCGCTTGCTCTCCCCGGGTTGCAGTGGTCAGGGTCGTGTAAATCTGCTGGGCTTCTTCGGCCCGCAGGTGGGCGGACAGGCAGGACATGCCGTCCTCTTCGCGGTCCAGGGTTACCTTGCGCTGCTCGAACGCGGTGAGGTGCCTTTTCGCGATGGTTTCCGGATACTGCTTTTCGCGCAGCCGACGGGCCTTGGCGGAGAACTGTGCGCGGGTCTGCCCCTCGGCGGCCTTAAGCAGGCTGGCTTCAAATTCCGGTAGTGCAGCAGCGGGAAGGTTCTCGCATTGTTCCAGCACCACCTGCGCGTGGGCGTAGCTGAGAAGCCCTTCCTCCAAGCTCACCATGGTGGAGGCATGGGTACTGCACAGGCTGCCTGCTTCGTACATCATCCGCTGCGCCGTGGTCTGGGGAACGTTCAGGATGGTGGCGCATTCGGCGGCCGCGAGGCTGAACGCGATCCCGGGCTCAACCGGCCCAGACGCGTCAAAGAAGCGGTCCCGGAAAACCTCTTCCATCCGGTCCATCAGACGGGCCTGCTGCGCCTGCGCCCACGAAATCAGATGCGCGACCCGGCCTAAGGCTTCTCCGACGGTTTGCTCGTCAAAGGCTTCCAGGTTCTGCAGTGCCAACGTTCCGGTGAAGCCATCCGGGTACGCGCTGGCCGTCCCTCCGTCGACACCCGGGCCCTCGGCGGCGGGACATCTTCCGGTGTCGCCCAGGTCCTCGGCGCTGGCAGGAATTCCGTCGGCAGTGGAAGCGGAAGGATTAGGCGAGGAAGGGGCACCTGCGGCAGACCGGGACTCCCGTCCTGAGGCAGCGGTGGCGGCGGTCGGCTCGGCTGTGGACGGCTCGGCTGCGGCCCGCTTGGAGGAAGCAGGGAAGAAGGAGCGGCCAGGATCAACATCGGGTTCCGCGCGGTACACAGCCAGAGTCACCGAAGGGCAAGGCGTCTCTGCGCCGCCGGCGTGCTCTTCCGGCTGCTGCTCTTCGCCATCCTGCTCTTCGGTTATCCGTTCGGTGTTCCCGAGCTGATCCATGCCTAAGGATTTCATCCGGCACTGACATTTCCGGACCGAAAGCAGGCCCAAAACGGCCCCTCCCACAAACCGAAAATACGCGTCTTTCCGGCTCATCCACTTGGTTATTCCAGTTCTGATACTTGCTCTGTTGGCCCGCCGCTACATTCCTGCATAGATCACCAAGACGTACGCCTTTTCGGGGTCACGAACGTTGAAACTTGGGCAGCTCATCCTACGGACAGGCCTTCCGCCAGCGCTCGAGTTTCCTTCGCCCCGCTGAAACCTGCTAAGCTTCTTGAGTCCCACAGGACCTGCCGTTTACGGCGTCCTTGCCCTCGTAGCTCAGGGGATAGAGCGGTTGCCTCCGGAGCAACAGGCCGTAGGTTCGAATCCTATCGAGGGCACATTGAGACAAAGAGAAGAACCCCGCAGCCCCGGCTGCGGGGTTCTTCTGTTTAAGCTCGCAGCTCTTACCGCATACGCCCCCAGCCAGCCCCATCCTCGGGCCGGGCGGCCCCGATTGCGGCAACCTCACCAGCGGCAACAGCGGCGTGCTCAACCACGGCAACCTGGCCAGCGGCAACAGCGGCATGCTCGACGGCGGCACGCCCAGCCGTGATGGCCGGGGCGGCGGGTTCGAACGGGAGAGGCGGGCGCACGGCCGGCTCATGCCTCTGCCCCCGATAGCAGGGAAACCAGAGAAGGCTTCCCTCCGCCGGAATTCTTTCTCCAAAACCCTTGCGCCACCAACCCCTACCGGGGTTATGGTGTTCGCACATACCAACCGGTCGGTTCCGATCGCCGGACCTGCCACGAGAAACCCGGACACCCGCCGCATGAAGACCATGAACATCAAAGAAGAGCTCGCACGGACCTCCGTAGAACTCTTCGCGCGGCACGGCTACGCAAAGACCAGCGTGCAGCAGATCGTGGATGCGGCAGGCGTGACGAAGGGAGCGCTCTATCACTACTTCAATTCCAAGGATGACCTGCTCTTTGACATATACGACCGCATCCTGACCCTCCAGCACGAACACCTGACCGAGATCATCGGCCGGGGGCTTCCGGCGGTGGAAACAATGCGCCTGGTCTGCGAGGACGTCGTGATGACCTCCATCGACTGGATCCGCGAAGGATCAGTGTTCTTCCGTTCGCAGCACATGCTCAGCGAGGACCGGCAGGAAGAAGTGAAGCGGAGGCGGCGTGAATACAACGAGGCATTCACCGCCCTCCTCGTCCGCGGCCAGTCCGACGGCGTCTTCCGCACCGACATCCCCATCCCGGTACTCGCAGCCAATTTCTTCTCCGACCCGCACTATCTCTCGTACTGGTACTCCCCCGGTGGGGCGATTACCCGCGAACAGGCAGCCGCCCAATTGACCGAGCTGTATCTGGCCGGCCTCCGTAAACCGTAATTCCGCACCCCCACAGCAGCCCCGCACTTCCGCACCACAGCACCACCCGCACTTCCGCACCCCAGCGCCACCCGCACTTCCGCACCCACAGCACCACCGCACCTCCAGCACCACCGCACCACAGCACTGCCGGCACCACCGCACCTCCCGCACTACCGCCCTACAGCACCAGACGCCGTACGCAAGGTAAGAGCAGAGACGATGGAGTACTCATGCAGGAGCAACAAACCGACCGGTCGGTTCCGACCCGTCTCCGGTTGGATGGCATCACGGTCCGGTTCGGCGGACTGACAGCACTCGACTCAGTTTCCCTGGACATTCCCGCAGGCAGGATCGTGGGGATCATGGGCCCAAACGGTGCCGGCAAGACCACCCTGTTTAACGTGATCTGCGGGGTTTTCGCGCCCAACGAGGGAAGCCTCGAACTCGACGGCCAGGGCTTCACACCGAAACCGCACCTCCTCACCCGTTCCGGTGTAGCCCGCACACTGCAGGGACTGGGACTCTTCCCCGGCCTGACGGTTCTCGAAAACGTCATGACAGGCCTGGCAGCCGGCGGCCCACGCCGCGGCCCCGGCCTTCTGGCCCTGCCGGGCTCCGTGCGCAGGGAAGCCCGCCTCGCTGAACGTGCGCAAGATGCGCTGGAGGCCCTCGGCGTCGGCCGCTATGCCGCGGCCCTCCCCGATACGCTCCCCTACGGAATCCGCAAGAAGGTGGCGCTTGCCCGCGCATTGGTGAGCGAGCCGAGGCTGCTGCTGCTGGATGAACCCGCAGGCGGGCTCGGACAGGACGATATCGACGAACTGGCCTCGATCATCCGCACCGTTCCCGGCGACGGATGCTCGGTGGCGCTGGTGGAACACCACGTGGACCTGGTGATGGCGGTCTGCGACCGCATCGCCGTCCTCGACTTCGGCCGCCTCATTGCCGAAGGCACACCGGCTGAAATCGGCGCTGATCCTGCCGTCGCCGACGCCTATCTGGGAGTTGAGGCGGCATGAGCAGCGCACTTGCACTCGACGGCGTCAGTGCCGGCTACGGAGCCGTACGAGTGCTGCACGACGTTGACCTTGAGGTAGCGGAAGGTTCCATCACCGCAGTGGTGGGGGCCAACGGCGCCGGGAAGACCACCCTCCTGCGCACCATCACCGGGCAGCTGCGCCCCTCGTCCGGCACCATCCGCATTAAGGACGGAGTGGACCTGACCAAGGTGGCGGTCGAGGACGTGGTCCGCCACGGCGTCGCCCTGGTTCCCGAGGGCCGCGGCGTGATCACCGAACTGACGGTGGAGGAAAACCTGCGCCTGGGCGGACTGTGGCGGAAGGACCGCAGGGCAGCGGAGGCAGTGCTCGCGGATATGTACGAACTTTTCGAGCCCCTCGCCCGACGGCGGAAAGCGGCCGGGCACCAGCTCTCCGGCGGCGAGCGCCAGATGCTGGCACTCGGCCGGGCCCTGATGGCTGCGCCGTCACTGCTTCTGTTGGATGAACCTTCCCTGGGCCTGGCACCCAAGGTGAGTGCGCAGATCCTGGGCATGCTGCGCCGCCTGCGCGACGACACCGGACTCACCGTCCTGCTGATCGAGCAGAACGTCCGGAGCGCCCTAGCCGTCGCCGACCACGGCGTCGTCCTCAATCTGGGCCGGATTGTCGCCTCCCGGCCCGCAGCCGACCTGGCTCAAGACACCGATCTCCGCCACACCTACCTGGGGTTCTAATGGACAGATTCCTTTTCCTCACCTTTGACGGCCTCGCCCGCGGTGCCGTCCTCGCGGCCTTCGCCCTCTCCCTGGTCCTGATCTGGCGTGCAGCGCGGATCGTGAATTTTGCGCAGGGCGCCATGGCCGTGGCGGCAACCTACATCGCCTTCACGGTCACCGCACTCACCGGCAATTACTGGGCCGGACTCGCTGCCGCCCTCGCTGCCGGTTTCCTTATCGGCGCCGTGGTGGAGCGCGGCGTGATGCGCTTCGTGGGCCACGGCTCGGCGCTGAACCCGGTGATTGCCGGCCTGGGGCTGCTGATGCTGATCCAGGCCATCCTGGGCATGGTGTTCGGAAACAACTACCGCACCATGGTGACGCCGTTCAGCTCGGAACCGGTGGAGATCTTCGGCATCACCGCTTTCTCCTCCTACGACCTGTTCGTCTTTGCCTGCATCGCAGTGCTTGTGGGCGGCCTGGTCCTGCTCTTCACGAAGACGCCGCTGGGGCTGCGGCTGCGGGCCTCGGCCTTCGCCCCGGATCTGGCCCGCCTCCTCGGGGTCCGGACCTCGCGGATGCTCACCCTCGGCTGGGCTCTGTCCTCCGCCCTCGGCGCCCTGGCCGCACTGCTGGTGATCCCCACCGAACTTGGCCTCAACCCGCATGCCGCGGACTCCGTCTTCGTTTATGCCTTCACGGTGGCGGTCATCGGCGGGCTCGACTCCCCCGCAGGCGCCGTCCTGGGCGGACTGGCCGTGGGTGTACTGCTCAGCTGGGTCAGCGGCTACTGGGGCGCCACCCTCGCACCGGTCGCCATCCTGGTGCTGCTGCTGGCGGTGCTGCTGATCCGCCCGGGCGGAATCTTCTCAATGGCTAAGGAGCGGACGGTATGACGGTCGCCAGAAGGTATCTCTTCGCCGCCATAGCGGCGGCCGTCCTGATCGGACTCACCTTCGTGGTCCCTTCCTTCTCCTCCTACCAGCTCGCCACCGTCTGCGCGTATCTGTGCGGCATCGCCGGGCTGACCCTGCTGACTGGCGCCGGCGGCCAGCTGTCCCTCGGCCAGGCGGCCCTGATGGCTGCCGGAGCCTACAGCTACGCCTTGACTGCCAACACAATGGCCGACGCCGGCACGGAAGGTCCGCTGCTGCTCCTGCTGCCGCTGGCGGCAGCGGTGGGAGGTGCGGCCGTCCTCGGGCTGGTCATCGGCCTGGCTGCCGGCCGGCTCCACGGCCCGTACCTCGCCGGTTTCACCATGGCACTCGTAGTGGCACTGCCGGCGGTGACCAGCACCTTTTCCTCGGTGCTCGGCGGCGACCAGGGGCTGTGGATCACCGTGGAGAAGCGCCCGACGGCGTTGCGCGGCATGGTCTCCAACGAGGCGTGGCAGGCGTGGCTCGCCGTCGTCTGCTCCGTCCTTGTCCTGACCCTGCTGGCGAACCTGCTGCACGGACGCTTCGGACGCGAACTGCGGGCAGTCCGGGACAACCCCGTGGCGGCTGCCCTGGCAGGCATCAACCCGGCCCGCACCAAGGTCACCGCCTTCGTCATCAGCTCCGCAGCAGCCGGTATGGGCGGCGGGCTGCTGGCCTACACCACGCAGAGTGCGAGCCCCGGCGCCTATTCGCTGGTGTTCTCCCTGTTCCTGCTGATGGCCGCCGTGGTCGGCGGCATCGGCTCCCTGACCGGAGCCGTCTTCGGCGCCGTGCTCCTGGTGGCCCTGCCTCACCTGATCAGCACGGCCACGTCCCGGCTTCAGCTGTCCGCAGACCTGTCCCAGCGGCTGGACGGCAACCTCGCCGTAGCCATCTTCGGCCTGGTCCTGGTCCTCGTGGTGCTGCTTGCCCCGCAGGGCATCCACGGCCTGCTGGTCCGGCTCCGTTCCCGGCTCCGCAGCCGGGCAACGCCACCGCGTTCCGAATCCGTTCCGGACAGCTCCTTCGAACCCGCACCACCGTCAGCATCAACTACCACCACCCGGTTATCCGCCCGGCATGAGTCCGAGCAGCTACCGGCAACCCCGAAAGGTCAATGATGATCAGCTCCAAACTCCGTCTGGGCACCGCCGTCCTTGCAGCCGCAGCACTCGGCCTCGCGTCCTGTGCTTCCGCGGAAGAAGGCGGCGAGGCCGCAGCACCCGAAGACGTTCCCGGGATCACGGACACCACGGTCACGGTGGGCACGCACCAGCCGCTCACCGGTCCGGCCGCAGCGGGTTACTCCACTATTTCCCCGGCCACCCAGGCCTACTTCGACTACGTCAATGACAACGGCGGAATCAACGGCCGGACCATCGAGTACATCGTGAAGGATGACGGCTACAACCCCGCCAACACCCAGACCGCCGTCCGCGAGATGGTGCTCCAGGACGAGGTGTTCGCTCTGGTGGGCGGCCTGGGCACGCCGCCGCACAGCGCGGTCCTGGACTTCGTTAATGACAATGAAGTGCCGGACCTCTTTGTGGCCTCGGGCAGCCCGACCTGGAACCAGCCGGAGGACTATCCCTACACCTACGGCTTCATGGTGGACTACCCCACTGAGTCCCGGATCCTGGCCACCTACGCGCAGGAGGAGTTCCCGGACAAGACCTATTGCTTCTTCGGCCAGGATGATGACTTCGGCGAAGAATTCCAGGCGGGGCTTGAAGCGGTTCTTGGCGAAGACGGACTGGCCGATGCCCAGGTCTACTCCACGGCCAATACCGACATTGCGGCGCAGATCAGTTCCATGAAGGAGGCCGGCTGCGAGGTCAATTTCCTGGCGACCATCAACGGCTTCAGTGCGCAGGCAGTGGGGACGGCCGCAAAGCTCGGCTACTTCCCGCAGTGGATGGCCTCTTCAGCCGGCGGTGACTTCAACACCCTCTCCGGCTACCTCGGAGAAAACACCAACAAACTGCTGCAGGGCTTCGTCAGCGCCAACTATCTGCCCGGCTACTCCGACGCCGAGGACGAATGGACCGCCCAGTTCAAGGAGATCAACGAGGAATACAACGCCGGGGCTCCCTTCGACGGCAACACCATCTTCGGAATGTCCATCGGCTACCTCTTTGTCGAGGCGCTCAAGGAAGCCGGCGAAAACCCGACCCGCGAATCCCTGCTGGAGGCGCTCGAGTCCGGCAACGTCACCGGCAACGGCCATACCCCGCTGGGCTTCGGCGAGGACTCCCACCGGGGGTACACCGGCGCCATGCTGACCAAGGTGGACAACGGTGTGCAGTCCTACTTCGGCACCCCGTACGTGGTGTCCGGCGAGGAAGTGGAGGAATACACCGAGGAACGTCCAGCCATGCCGGCTGACGGCCTCCCGGAGTAGCTTGAGCGGCCGGAGGAGCCTCTAGAGGCATTTCCACTAGAACTTCCCACTAGAAGGGGCCCGTCCGCACTGGACGGGGCCCCTTCTTGATGCGGACAGTGGATCCGGGTGCTGCTAGCCGAGCACGTAGAGGGAAATCGACTCCGCTACGCAGGCAGGCTTGTCCACGCCCTCTATCTCCACGGTTACCAGGAGCTTGACGCGTACGCCCTGCGCCACGGGTTCCACCGAGGCAATCTCCGAGCGGGCCCGGACGCGGCGGCCCACCGGCACCGGATGCGGAAAGCGCACGCGGTCCAGACCGTAGTTCACGCCCATCACCATGCCGTCCACCCGGAACCGGCTGGAGGCGAGCGCGGGAAGCAGCGCCAGGCTCAGGTAGCCGTGCGCGATCGGCCCGCCAAAGGGTCCCTGAGCCGCCCGCTCGGGATCCACGTGGATCCACTGGTGGTCATCCGTGGCATCGGCAAACAGGTTCACACGGTCCTGGTCAATGGTGATCCATTCGCTGGTCTCCACCTGCCCCACGGCCTCGGTAAGTTCCTGCACGGAACCGAAGTGCGCCACCGCTAGGCCCTCGGTCCGCCGGCAACGTAGAGCACCTGTCCGGAAACGAACGAGGCCTCCTCGCGGGCGAAGAAGGACGCTGCCGCGGCAATGTCCGCCGGGGTCCCGGCCCGGCCCACGGGAATCTCCTTTGCCGCATGCGCCACGAAGTCTTCGAACGGCACCCCGACGCGTTCCGCCGTCGCCCGCGTCATGTCGGTCTGGATGAAGCCCGGAGCAATCGCGTTGACCGTGACGTTGTACCGACCCAGCTCGATGGCCAGCGTCTTGGTGAAGCCCTGGATGCCTGCCTTGGCGGCGGCGTAGTTGGCCTGGCCTCGGTTGCCAAGGGCGGAGGTGCTGGACAGGTTGATGATGCGGCCCCACTTCTGCTGCACCTGGTGGGCCTGCACGGCGCGGCTCATGAGGAACGCTCCACGCAGGTGCACCCCCATGACGGCATCCCAGTCCGTATCGGTCATTTTGAACAGCAGGTTGTCCCGGAGGATGCCCGCGTTGTTCACCAGGATGGTAGGCGCGCCCAGCTCCCCGGCGATACGGCCCACAGCCTGTTCGACGGCGGCGGCATCGGCAACGTCGGCGCCGACGCCCACCGCCTTGCCGCCGGAATTGTTGATGGCCTCCACGGTGGCTGCCGTGTCTTCTTCCCGGAGGTCCAGGACTGCCACCCGATACCCGTCCGCAGCCAGGCGCATGGCGACGGCGGCGCCGATCCCCCGTCCTGCTCCGGTGACGACGGCGGTGCGCTGGTCCAGCGGTGCTGATGCCTCTGTCATGTCTCTCCTGTCGGCAAATGAGCGGCGGCCCACTGACTGTGTGCTGCGTCTCTTTTGCCGAGGGTACCGACCGGACGGTACGGACGCAACGGCGGGATGGGGAACGGCGGGGACGACAGGGCCGGGAAGTACAGTGCCGGTAAGTACAGTGCCGGTAACGGCGGGCCGGGTAAAGCCGTAGCCCTAGCCGGGCTGCGGCACGCTCCGCCCCCGAAAGGTCCGGCGGTAGGCCGCGGGGCTTGCGCCCACATCCCGGTGGAAATGATGGCGCAGCAGTTCGGGCTGCCCGAACCCCGCGGCACGCGCCACCTCTTCGACCGTGAGATCCGTATCTTCCAGCAGCTCCTGCGCGTAGAGCACCCGCTGGGCGTTGATCCACGCCGCCGGGGTGGTGCCGGTCTCGGCACGGAAGCGGCGGGCGAAGGTCCGCGGCGACATGGCGGCCCGGGAGGCCAGGTCCTTCACGGAATGCTCCTGCGCCAGGTGTTCCCCGATCCACTCCAGGACCGGTTCGAGAGTGTCACCTGCCCCGGCCGGCACCGCCCGGTCAATGTACTGCGCCTGTCCCCCGTCCCTGTGGGGCGGCACCACCATGTCCCGGGCGATGGCGGCGGCGGTCTTGGCCCCGTGGGTGATCCGGACCAGGTGCAGCGCCGCATCAATACCGGCCGCCGTGCCCGCGCTCGTGATGACGGTGCCGTCCTGGACATACAACACATCCTCGTCCACCTGGACGGCCGGGTAACGGGCTGCCATGTCCGCCGAATACATCCAGTGAGTGGTGGCCCGGCGTCCATCGAGCAGCCCCGCCTCGGCAAGCCGGAACGCCCCCGTGCAGATGCTCATCACCCAGGCACCCCGCCCGTAAGCACTGCGCAGCACCTCCAGTACGCGGGCATCTGTTTCCCCCGCATAGTCCCCTCCGGGAGCCATCACCACCAGGTCTGCATCCGCGGCTGCCTCCAGCCCGGCATCCACAGCGATGCTGAACCCTGCCTTGGTGGACACGAGGCCGGGTTCGGGCGTGCAGAGGCGGAAATCGAAGGCCGGCACTCCGCCGCCGCGCTGGGAACGGTCGATGCCGAAGACTTCGGCCAGCACGCTGAATTCGAACGGCGCGGTGCCGTCCAGGACGATGACTGCTACAGAGTGGAGCATGGCTTCAGTGTGGACCCTGTGGTGGCAGGATTTCTACGGTAATGGGCATTTCTGCCACTTATTTCTGGACGGATCCAGCGCCAGCATGGAGTCATGGTTATTGTGCTTATGCTCCTCGCCGCGGCGGTTGCCTTCACCCTCGTCCTCGGAGCCACCCTTCGGTTCCTGGCCAGTGACGGCCACGGCCACCTCCCTGATGTCCCGTCCCACCGCTCCTGGGACGGAACGGTGTACTGACCCGCTTACTCCGGGTCTGGCTGCCCGTGCGCATACAGGTCCCGCAGCAGGGCAATCTCCGCCAGGTGGTGGATCATTTCCCGGTTGATGTGCAGCACCAGTTGCGCCATGGGAGCGTCTGCCCATTTGCCTTCGGCCGGTCCCACCGGTGCTGCGAGCGCCGCGTCGTCCAGGGAGAACACCCCACTGATCCATCTCCCGTAATACTCATCCAGCACGGCCAGCGCCCCGGCAGCCGTCGCCGGGTACTCGAAGCTGTCATAGGAGACCGGCGGCCCGCCGAACTGCGAAGCATTGCGGGCACCGAGCACGCCCACGAGCAGGTGCCCCAACCGCCAGGCGATAGTGGTGACCGGCGCCGGAACCGGCTCGGGGTGCATGAAGTCGATGACGTACAGGCCGGAGCCGACACCTACCGGCGAGGCCCCCCGCGGCCGCACGCTCCAGCACCCTTGCACGGGTTCCCAGAAGTACTCCGCGTCGCCCAGGCCCTCCTGGCGCGGCCGCGCCAGGTTCTCCCA
This window of the Arthrobacter sp. zg-Y919 genome carries:
- a CDS encoding HNH endonuclease signature motif containing protein encodes the protein MDQLGNTERITEEQDGEEQQPEEHAGGAETPCPSVTLAVYRAEPDVDPGRSFFPASSKRAAAEPSTAEPTAATAASGRESRSAAGAPSSPNPSASTADGIPASAEDLGDTGRCPAAEGPGVDGGTASAYPDGFTGTLALQNLEAFDEQTVGEALGRVAHLISWAQAQQARLMDRMEEVFRDRFFDASGPVEPGIAFSLAAAECATILNVPQTTAQRMMYEAGSLCSTHASTMVSLEEGLLSYAHAQVVLEQCENLPAAALPEFEASLLKAAEGQTRAQFSAKARRLREKQYPETIAKRHLTAFEQRKVTLDREEDGMSCLSAHLRAEEAQQIYTTLTTATRGEQAGGDSRTADQLRADILAQLLMGGLGRMRVSGSAGGAAGPGPLLVAGDGAGGIIGRGPTRAPSDGGASDGGAKRASGSTGTEGPNCDDMGAVPRAEIMVLINAETLFGANEQPAELHGYGPISAEAARRLARNAAGWTGLAQDPHTGEILGVGRRRKVPAGLRRWLRARDGTCRFPGCRVSTASSDIDHTVDWSRGGPTDHGNLEHLCRRHHRFKTLGYWKACQPTPGVIEWTSPTGRVYRTEPFLELGPVKQGASVGSPSPPTPEAVPPF
- a CDS encoding branched-chain amino acid ABC transporter permease translates to MTVARRYLFAAIAAAVLIGLTFVVPSFSSYQLATVCAYLCGIAGLTLLTGAGGQLSLGQAALMAAGAYSYALTANTMADAGTEGPLLLLLPLAAAVGGAAVLGLVIGLAAGRLHGPYLAGFTMALVVALPAVTSTFSSVLGGDQGLWITVEKRPTALRGMVSNEAWQAWLAVVCSVLVLTLLANLLHGRFGRELRAVRDNPVAAALAGINPARTKVTAFVISSAAAGMGGGLLAYTTQSASPGAYSLVFSLFLLMAAVVGGIGSLTGAVFGAVLLVALPHLISTATSRLQLSADLSQRLDGNLAVAIFGLVLVLVVLLAPQGIHGLLVRLRSRLRSRATPPRSESVPDSSFEPAPPSASTTTTRLSARHESEQLPATPKGQ
- a CDS encoding branched-chain amino acid ABC transporter permease; the encoded protein is MDRFLFLTFDGLARGAVLAAFALSLVLIWRAARIVNFAQGAMAVAATYIAFTVTALTGNYWAGLAAALAAGFLIGAVVERGVMRFVGHGSALNPVIAGLGLLMLIQAILGMVFGNNYRTMVTPFSSEPVEIFGITAFSSYDLFVFACIAVLVGGLVLLFTKTPLGLRLRASAFAPDLARLLGVRTSRMLTLGWALSSALGALAALLVIPTELGLNPHAADSVFVYAFTVAVIGGLDSPAGAVLGGLAVGVLLSWVSGYWGATLAPVAILVLLLAVLLIRPGGIFSMAKERTV
- a CDS encoding FAD-dependent oxidoreductase, which gives rise to MSVSAPAAPRRTLNTVLGRWTMYRFTVWLLLAIAAWSFVLSFAGVLFYTPAELGATAVTAVASTLITSRVAGLLLRTRPQTDSSLITGLLLFFLFWPSTEGAQLATVALAGAVATASKYLLVFRRRHIFNPAAVGAFVVAVTGLGGAVWWVATPGMLIVVLPAALLGLYRNRLLPMAGVFAFTAAAVVLVRFVAAGESVPDALATIVLSYPVVFLAGFMLTEPLTLPPLRVQRLVEAAVVGVLFAVPLSLGPVMMSPELALLAGNALAFAMGQRGAVRLRLRETRDLTPTSRELVFEPSRPVRFRAGQYLELAVPHFEPDSRGSRRIFSITTAPSEPGTVAVGLRAAEPGSSFKTALLRLRPGAEIGATTVAGDFLLPRDARTPVLMIASGIGITPFISQLRQVRGEERDIVLVYAASSADELAYAAQLQELDVRVLVCTPSDPGIPGWTWLGPGLPDSDVLREKVPDVAGRAIYVSGSPQAVAAARKAVRGAGGRRIRTDPFLGY
- a CDS encoding ABC transporter ATP-binding protein, giving the protein MQEQQTDRSVPTRLRLDGITVRFGGLTALDSVSLDIPAGRIVGIMGPNGAGKTTLFNVICGVFAPNEGSLELDGQGFTPKPHLLTRSGVARTLQGLGLFPGLTVLENVMTGLAAGGPRRGPGLLALPGSVRREARLAERAQDALEALGVGRYAAALPDTLPYGIRKKVALARALVSEPRLLLLDEPAGGLGQDDIDELASIIRTVPGDGCSVALVEHHVDLVMAVCDRIAVLDFGRLIAEGTPAEIGADPAVADAYLGVEAA
- a CDS encoding ABC transporter ATP-binding protein, whose product is MSSALALDGVSAGYGAVRVLHDVDLEVAEGSITAVVGANGAGKTTLLRTITGQLRPSSGTIRIKDGVDLTKVAVEDVVRHGVALVPEGRGVITELTVEENLRLGGLWRKDRRAAEAVLADMYELFEPLARRRKAAGHQLSGGERQMLALGRALMAAPSLLLLDEPSLGLAPKVSAQILGMLRRLRDDTGLTVLLIEQNVRSALAVADHGVVLNLGRIVASRPAADLAQDTDLRHTYLGF
- a CDS encoding TetR/AcrR family transcriptional regulator encodes the protein MKTMNIKEELARTSVELFARHGYAKTSVQQIVDAAGVTKGALYHYFNSKDDLLFDIYDRILTLQHEHLTEIIGRGLPAVETMRLVCEDVVMTSIDWIREGSVFFRSQHMLSEDRQEEVKRRRREYNEAFTALLVRGQSDGVFRTDIPIPVLAANFFSDPHYLSYWYSPGGAITREQAAAQLTELYLAGLRKP